In Gossypium arboreum isolate Shixiya-1 chromosome 5, ASM2569848v2, whole genome shotgun sequence, a single genomic region encodes these proteins:
- the LOC108451988 gene encoding uncharacterized protein LOC108451988 gives MSGAQGALPKESKTATIYESVQGGENKSKTELRSKEDEGGIQVDRLEDKVKDPTGEGGPIFGSPSPNNDDNPDLGVTGTA, from the coding sequence ATGTCAGGGGCACAAGGAGCATTGCCCAAGGAGTCGAAGACGGCAACGATATATGAATCAGTACAAGGAGGAGAGAATAAGAGCAAAACGGAGCTGAGGTCCAAGGAGGATGAGGGTGGCATTCAGGTTGATAGGCTGGAGGACAAGGTGAAAGATCCTACTGGCGAAGGTGGCCCTATCTTTGGCTCTCCCTCTCCCAACAACGATGACAACCCAGATTTGGGCGTTACTGGCACAGCCTAG